Within Pseudomonadales bacterium, the genomic segment CGACTTTGCCACTCAGTTTGCTACGCCCATGCTTTCTCGCTGCAAATATGTAGCCGCACTCCGTACAGCGCAAGGACGGCTTCGCCATCAGAATATCCAACAACAACTTAAAACCTTGTGGCTGTAGCTGCGCGCGAATATCCAGCCACGCTGTTTTACGCATTAAAAAAAAGCCGCTCAGCGGATCTGATACTTTATTCGGCAAGCCACCTCTCACCATAAAAGTGGCGAAACGCGACAATGCGTAACGCCCGCGATTCCACGCCTGCACAGCCCCCCCCCCTTCTGCGTAGCGTGTGGCTATCACCAGATCCACTGGCTGTTGTTGTGCTGCATGTAATAAATGAGAAACCATTGCGGGTGGATGCTGGAAGTCGGCATCCATCACTAACAGATATTCGCCCTGCGCTTCATCAAAACCTGCTGCAATAGCAGACGACAAATCGCGCATAGCCTTGCGTTGTAGCAAACGAATTACAGGCATATCCTTCACCGCTGTTTGCACAACAGATACCGTGCCATCACTCGACGCATCGTCTACGACGATCACTTCATAAGCGACAACCTGATTACTCAACCCATCATGCAAGCACTGCAAAAGCTTGCCAATATTTTCTGCTTCGTTGTAAGTTGGAATAACGATAGATAGCGACAAATTCATCAGCTTTCCCTGCATCAATCGCTGTGTTACTCGATGTTTTGTACTTGCTCACGTATCTGTTCAATCAATACTTTCATTTCCACAGCAGCTTGCGTAGTGATTGCACTGATAGATTTTGACGACAGCGTATTCGCTTCACGATTTAACTCCTGCATCATGAAGTCCAATTTTCGACCTGCGGCTTCTTTGCCGCCCAGAATGCGCTCAACTTCCTTGATGTGTGTATCCAAGCGATCCAATTCCTCATCGACATCACAGCGCTGCGCTAAATGCACCAACTCTTGCTCAATGCGGTCTTGATTGATTTCACCCTGCAACTCCGACAAACGATCACGCAGTTTTTGTTGCTGCATTGATAAAATAGTAGGCAACGCCTCTCGCACAACCATGGCCTGCTCGCGCAATTGCTGTAAGCGCGCCTGAATAACGGCAGCCAATGCAACGCCTTCTCTCGCTCTGACAACTTGCAACTCTTTAACCGC encodes:
- a CDS encoding polyprenol monophosphomannose synthase; its protein translation is MNLSLSIVIPTYNEAENIGKLLQCLHDGLSNQVVAYEVIVVDDASSDGTVSVVQTAVKDMPVIRLLQRKAMRDLSSAIAAGFDEAQGEYLLVMDADFQHPPAMVSHLLHAAQQQPVDLVIATRYAEGGGAVQAWNRGRYALSRFATFMVRGGLPNKVSDPLSGFFLMRKTAWLDIRAQLQPQGFKLLLDILMAKPSLRCTECGYIFAARKHGRSKLSGKVGVAFLRALWRLWRRSP
- a CDS encoding YicC/YloC family endoribonuclease, with the translated sequence MRSMTAFARTERAEVWGTLVWEIRSVNHRYLEPGFRLPETFRFLEPALREQLRKQLQRGKVDCSLQFQPAVTRDAVTVDVDLVQQYVSAAEQIQPLLKNASPMNAVDFLFRPGVLRENSVERDVLSSVATSLFTEAVKELQVVRAREGVALAAVIQARLQQLREQAMVVREALPTILSMQQQKLRDRLSELQGEINQDRIEQELVHLAQRCDVDEELDRLDTHIKEVERILGGKEAAGRKLDFMMQELNREANTLSSKSISAITTQAAVEMKVLIEQIREQVQNIE